A region of the Salvelinus alpinus chromosome 24, SLU_Salpinus.1, whole genome shotgun sequence genome:
CAACCGCAGCAGAAACTCTCAAAGCGTCGCAACACAATGATTGCAGGGTTCAAGCATCCAGCAGGTAAGCGACGACGACGGGTAAACTCAGAGAGCGACTCGGTTCTGCCCACCAACTTCCTGCTGGGAGGAAACATATTTGACCCGCTGAACCTCAACAGCCTGCAGGACGAGGAGGTGAACAGGGCCCTGAACGCTGAGACGCCCAAGTCCTCCCCTCTTCCTGCCAAGAACCGCGACCCTGTGGAGATACTCATTCCCAGGGACATCACTGACCCTCTCAACCTCAACAGCAGGATGGGAGGTAGGAGCCTCCTGGTGTCGCCCTTCAAGAGTGGCGGCAGGAGGAGACACCGTAACAGacaccatggaggaggaggtgggggttCCACAGTCTCCGTGTTGGACCTGTCAGATTCAGAGAGAAGTGGTGAAGTGACCAACACACCTTCTTCTCTGTCTAACCTGGCATCTGCTAGTGCTGCGTCTACCTCTGTTCTAGAAGCACCCAGTGTCCCAGCTGTCCTGGACCCCCAGGATGCTAATGGTAATGAGATCAACCCATCCAACTGCAGGCATGAAGCCATGCTCACTGTATCGGCCCCCCAGGCTAAGCCTCGAGCCCAGGAAGACTCCTCAGCAGCCACGGCCGGAGGCCCAAACCATCTCTCTAGCCGGCAACGCAAACGCAGACGCAACTCTGGTAAAACAGAGCCTCCTATGGTCCAATCTACTCTTATGGCCAGGTCGGGGACGGAGGAGAGGGGCCGTGGAGCTGGGCCCGGGAGAAACGCACAGTCCTCCTTCCACACCCCAGTGGGAGGTCCCAGGGGGTCCTCCCAGGTACCAGGGGGTCGGCAACCGCATCTTCACAACCAGCACAAACAACAGCACCAAGGCAACAAGAAGTTCCAGTATGGGAACTACAATAAGTACTACGGCTACCGCAACCCAGGCTGTGCCGAGGACCCACGGTTCCGTTGTCTACGTCCGGAGTGGTTCCATGGTAAAGCAGTACTGGACCTGGGCTGCAACACGGGCCACCTGACTCTGTGTATTGCTAAGAAGTTGCAGCCCGCCCGCATATTGGGGTTGGACATTGATGGGGGTCTGGTGCACGCGGCCCGCCAGAACATCAGACACTACCTGTCAGAGCTGCAGGCCCAGGAGGCCCGGCGAGCCGCAGgggatgagaaggagaagaccaatggaccaggagaggaaagggagaaggCCAACCGACGGGAAGACGAGTCACACTCAGGAGGACTAACGCACAAACAGAATGAAAGACAGCCCAGTAGGGCAGAAAATGGAAACGCTGAAAAGCAGGTCCCTGCAGAGGCAGTGGGTGGCGTGGTGTTGTCACGTCACGCAGAGAGAAGAGCTCAGGAGAGGGGGGCTGAGGAGATGGAGGACTCTGGCGCACCTGCTGTTGAACTGGGAACCAGCTCCTTCCCTGTCTCCTTACGGATCTCCAGGGGGCCCATAGCAGCACCCCCACTCCCTGACACACCCACCATGCCTCCTGGTAACTTCCCCTCCAATGTCTCCTTTGTCAAGGTAGGTGTATGCACTGCAGCCTTTTAATGTGTTTCCATTTTAATAATCATTATTCATAATATTAAGGTGGAAATTAAGAATATTATGATGAATCATTTGTTGCTTCTCTTTCTACTTGATCCTCACAGAGAAACGTCCCACATTGTTTACAACTCATCCCCTGTCGTCATCTTTCTCCTCCGTAGGGGAATTATGTCCTGGAGAGTGATGCTCTGCTGCTGACCCAGCGGCCAGAGTACGACGTCATCCTGTGCTTCAGCGTTACCAAGTGGGTCCACCTGAACTGGGGAGACGATGGCCTGAAGCGCCTCTTTCACAGAGTGTTCAGACACCTGCGTCCTGGAGGCCTGTTCGTCCTGGAGCCACAGCCCTGGATCACCTACGGCAAGAGGAAGAAACTAACGGTGAGATGAGGAGAGAGCTTAGTGTTGTAAGGACCAATGGTGTGATCTGCTACTGTAGATGTGCATAAATGCAGTATATAGCCAAAACAATAACTAAAACATATTTCAAGTGGCCTGTTTCTTTGTTATAGACATGAAAGTATGTGTTGCTTTGCTCAGCGCTGAGACGGAATCGTGTCTGACTTTCCGCTCACTGTTGCAGGATAGCATCTTTAAGAATTACCACAGCATCCGCCTCAAACCAGAGCACTTCTCCACATACCTGACATCTGAGGTGGGATTCTCCAGCTACGAGTTGATCGGGACGCCTAACAGTTCATCAAGAGGTATGTCACTGGTTCATTAGATACCGATATCATCTCTGATTCTTTCACGTGTCCTTTTCtattctgtttctcaaactaatgGATTTGTATGTCTTCCACAGGTTTTCAGAGGCCAATCTACTTGTTTCATAAAGGAACATAATCTGCATAGGAAGTGGGTTGGAGCAGGAGAAACCAAACCACCATGagacacaaaacaagccacccgCTCAAAGATCTGCCTTCATCTCCAGTCTGTAAGCATATAGGTCAACCCCAATCAGAGCTGTCTACTTGTTTGTGATGCTGTGTTCAGACGGTAGCTAAGGAGACCAAAACATGAGACTTGATTCTATAGAACGACTATCTGATGGGTTCTCTACGCACAACTCCAGTCTAGATGATGAGAAGAAAAGCATTGGGACAGGGTGAACTCAATCATGACTCTTTGGGCTTGTTGCTCCCTATGCACAGGCATTGTTCCATATCTTTTTATTACTGTTCGTACTCTTGTTCAGTCAAGGAttgtatttttttcacattttaatATCGACGTTCATCAATAGATCAACTTTTGAAGCAGAATGGACAACCAAAACCTAATTTGAATCCTTTGCATAAAATGTACTCCCATGTAATGTCCAAATAGAACTAATCTAGGGACATTTCTCACACTTTTTATAGGATCAGAGCGTCTTCAATTTTAAGACTGTTCTGCTTAACATAAGTCCTCACTGAGTTCTCTGTGACCTAACTGACTGACCAGGAAAAGCAGTTTGACTCTGGATAAGTGTGGCCTGTCTTCAGCCTGCTCCTGACCCGGAGTGCTTTTTCTCTAGATATCTTACTGCCTCTCTGGGGACTGTTCCTGTCTTTCTATTGGTAGCTGATTCAACAACTGTCAGTCAGGTGGAGTTGCTATGGTGAGATGTGAGGGAGGATCAATGTTTTTTCTTTGACTGTTATGAGAATGATTGCTTGTTCTTTTATTTGACTCGTGTTCTTTTTTTCATTTTCTTTCAATGGATTCTTCTTGTCATGTGTCCAAACAAAGGTTGGCTGCCAATTTATCATATGTAACCTATACAGAGCCTCCATGGTTTGTGCTCAGATTGGATTGTATTGTTAATCCAGCTCACTTTAACCCAAATCACTTCATCATAATGAAATGTTTATGCTTTACTCAATTCTTATGCGTAATATTTTGTTTACTCGCACCAGGTGCTGGTTTAGTTCTGATTTTgttgaaatgtttttgtttttaataaacaAATCAATTGAAATGCAGTCAGTGCTCATTAGTCATTTTACAGATGCCTCCAATCTACAGGCCCTAAGACATCCACAGGCAATAAACAAATCTGATTCACAGGGTCAAACCCAAACCAATCTATTCATCTTAGCCTTCTCCGTAAGATCCTAGACATAGGGAAACGTTATGGGGAGGAAAATAGCTTGATGAAAAGTCACTTCTATTAATCATTTTTCTGTTGATGTTGTGCAGAATTGTAACCACCCATTTATGACTTTTATATAAAGTTTTAATCTGTTATACATTTGACTACCCTTCGAATGCCAgcgctgatgtgtgtgtgattgagttATCACTAGTCATGTGAATGCTTGATCAAAGGAATCTGCATGAGAGATTTGCTACAGGTATGTTGCAACAAATCTTCTCAATCTGAATttgccggggggggggggtcacatcaaattgtattggtcacatacatacgtttagcagatgttattgcagatgcagcgaaatgcttgtgtttctagctccaacagtgcagtaagatCTAAAGTAACATTTCAATAAGGTTGTCGATCATAGAACAGCAGACACTACCTGTCAGAGCTGCAGGTCCAGGAGGCCCAGCGAGCCTCAGGGGATGAGAAGACTGATGGActaggagaggaaggagaaggtcAACAGACAGGAAGAGCAGAAGGAAGATGAACTACTGCACAAACCGAATGAAAGCGAGCTCTCCGTACATAAAGTAGcagtctgcagttcaaacaaGAACAAAGCGACCACTTGTTTGGTAAAAAAGCTGaggaatggggctggagaaatgtaacaatTCCTTGACAGAGCTTTGGATGACCATCCATTACATAAACCTAGTATTAACTGTGTTTTGAGGTTACATAGTGCTAGTTTACAATTAAATGGTTTACAAAGGGGTGAAACAAACTTCTATTTGGGGTTTTGATGGGGTAcggcagttgaactaagctcatgaggctgTGTGCATCGGACATCCAAGAACAGAACAATTTGTAGCCAGCCCTAGCCTACCATACATTACTGTTTTAATATGGATAACAAGGGTTAATGATAGGCCTATGTCAAAAACATGAGCAAGTGCCATGATCCCCAAGGAAATAGGAGTTTCATAAATGCTCCAGAGTTGAGAATATTAGCGGCATATCCAGCAACCGACAAGTTAAACAGATAATCATGTTTTATTTGCAGGAGCGGGGGAAGAATCAAATTATGCATTTTAAATGATCTACTGCCAAAAAGGCCGGGTTGATGCTAGTAGACCCTAATGAAAATGTCCCGCCCCCCAGGGTTGGAAACCACTGTTACAAAGATGTTGTGGCACAAGGTGTTTGGGCTGTTGAGTCCTCATAGCAATATGGTCTTTGGAAATAAAACATCTGGGGAAATTACAAACAATTGCTAGTGTTCTTCATCTGTGTTA
Encoded here:
- the mepcea gene encoding 7SK snRNA methylphosphate capping enzyme; translated protein: MIEMSVDKETVPTRSMKVDPVPPQKLSECTGSCNNAPKVLEVTLANSDSTDGAATCPMPDSGAQTKQSSTTDPHDQTKCVEQEAMLTEQHVNPKNGFQQPKQPQQKLSKRRNTMIAGFKHPAGKRRRRVNSESDSVLPTNFLLGGNIFDPLNLNSLQDEEVNRALNAETPKSSPLPAKNRDPVEILIPRDITDPLNLNSRMGGRSLLVSPFKSGGRRRHRNRHHGGGGGGSTVSVLDLSDSERSGEVTNTPSSLSNLASASAASTSVLEAPSVPAVLDPQDANGNEINPSNCRHEAMLTVSAPQAKPRAQEDSSAATAGGPNHLSSRQRKRRRNSGKTEPPMVQSTLMARSGTEERGRGAGPGRNAQSSFHTPVGGPRGSSQVPGGRQPHLHNQHKQQHQGNKKFQYGNYNKYYGYRNPGCAEDPRFRCLRPEWFHGKAVLDLGCNTGHLTLCIAKKLQPARILGLDIDGGLVHAARQNIRHYLSELQAQEARRAAGDEKEKTNGPGEEREKANRREDESHSGGLTHKQNERQPSRAENGNAEKQVPAEAVGGVVLSRHAERRAQERGAEEMEDSGAPAVELGTSSFPVSLRISRGPIAAPPLPDTPTMPPGNFPSNVSFVKGNYVLESDALLLTQRPEYDVILCFSVTKWVHLNWGDDGLKRLFHRVFRHLRPGGLFVLEPQPWITYGKRKKLTDSIFKNYHSIRLKPEHFSTYLTSEVGFSSYELIGTPNSSSRGFQRPIYLFHKGT